The Primulina tabacum isolate GXHZ01 chromosome 7, ASM2559414v2, whole genome shotgun sequence genome includes a window with the following:
- the LOC142550542 gene encoding uncharacterized protein LOC142550542 codes for MLKDCPQWKQPPQGRVFAMHVVEENPDTTLLTAMNAVLDSGRIRSFKSNNFVSYLCVKSTKADINYSVTVPSGKELSASSVVRHFDLELQGHTVYADLIVMSMPEVDIILGIDWLSKNGVLIDFHRRSVFVRPLGLEKFLFEPNGFRNLH; via the exons ATGCTAAAAGATTGCCCACAGTGGAAGCAGCCGCCTCAGGGACGAGTCTTTGCTATGCATGTTGTGGAGGAAAACCCAGACACTACTCTGCTTACAG CCATGAATGCTGTGTTAGATTCTGGGCGTATTCGTTCATTTAAATCAAACAATTTTGTGAGTTATTTGTGCGTCAAGTCCACCAAAGCCGACATAAATTATTCTGTGACAGTCCCATCTGGGAAAGAATTGTCAGCTTCTAGTGTGGTCAGACACTTTGATCTCGAGCTACAGGGCCACACAGTCTATGCCGATCTTATTGTAATGTCGATGCCAGAAGTTGACATTATTCTGGGAATTGATTGGTTGTCGAAGAATGGGGTGCTAATCGACTTTCACCGAAGGTCGGTATTTGTTAGACCGCTGGGTTTGGAGAAATTTTTATTCGAGCCAAATGGATTTAGAAATTTGCATTGA